From a single Cytophagales bacterium WSM2-2 genomic region:
- the gAlE gene encoding UDP-glucose 4-epimerase, whose translation MKENIFITGATGFVGTGIIQGLADEGFQITASYRHIRGILRKNIAWVQADLTDTENDLKRHLDSSSTLIHNAAVIPKTRTPEELRLLQLTNIDLTERLFDTAIACGIKRIIFTSGFNVIQKPLPSIITEESPTEVYEDPYAFSKIQGENYLKQKASQHNIAYSIFRISSPVSFSLEQMPQTVIRQWIEKSLKNENLKIHGSGGRTQDFVSLHDVAEAYKNCLIRGGSGLFNIASGTQLSMLELATLITQRFNNRFLHDEPDTNENIHWNISIAKAMKELGYSPQYSSKECIVQLLKRIK comes from the coding sequence TTGAAAGAGAATATCTTTATAACTGGAGCAACGGGCTTTGTGGGAACAGGCATAATTCAGGGGCTCGCAGATGAAGGTTTTCAAATCACAGCCTCTTACCGGCACATCAGAGGCATCTTAAGAAAAAATATAGCATGGGTGCAGGCGGATTTGACCGACACTGAAAATGATCTAAAAAGACATCTCGATTCTTCATCCACTCTGATCCACAATGCCGCAGTGATTCCTAAGACTCGGACACCCGAAGAACTCAGGCTATTGCAGTTAACCAACATTGATCTCACTGAAAGACTATTTGATACGGCAATTGCCTGCGGCATTAAAAGGATAATTTTTACCAGCGGCTTCAATGTGATTCAAAAACCGTTGCCTTCGATAATTACCGAAGAATCTCCAACGGAAGTTTATGAAGATCCGTATGCGTTTTCTAAAATTCAAGGCGAAAACTACCTGAAGCAAAAAGCTAGCCAGCATAACATCGCGTACAGTATTTTTAGAATATCGAGCCCTGTTTCTTTTTCATTGGAGCAAATGCCACAGACAGTGATAAGACAATGGATTGAAAAGTCGCTCAAAAACGAGAATTTAAAAATTCACGGTTCGGGAGGAAGAACTCAAGACTTTGTTTCATTGCATGATGTTGCCGAGGCTTATAAGAACTGCTTGATTCGCGGGGGTTCAGGCCTTTTTAACATAGCCTCTGGAACGCAACTATCGATGCTAGAGTTAGCTACACTCATCACGCAACGATTCAACAACCGGTTTCTTCATGACGAGCCTGACACGAACGAAAACATTCATTGGAATATTTCGATTGCCAAGGCAATGAAAGAACTTGGTTATTCTCCGCAATATTCCTCAAAAGAGTGTATCGTTCAACTTTTAAAAAGAATAAAATGA
- a CDS encoding metallophosphatase family protein, protein MRFAVLSDIHSNCFALEAVINEFVQYKIDRLIILGDIFGYYPWASKTYTLLMPFLGNAIAIKGNHDQLLLEIHPPSPEPSYWMAARQNENELKNLDPPALKWLHSLSFSSSVTIDRRKISLFHGTPQNASDGRYYPDDQKDYDWFPKTNEVILLGHTHYPLLRSTQDGGLIVNPGSVGQPRDGNPMPSWCILNTANFVFEHIRTNYNHLAAMEELKSLNWEPRSISALGKTSPGKLNF, encoded by the coding sequence ATGAGATTCGCTGTTTTGAGCGACATACACTCCAACTGCTTTGCCCTCGAAGCAGTTATTAATGAATTTGTTCAATATAAAATTGATAGACTTATCATTCTGGGAGATATCTTCGGGTACTATCCATGGGCTTCAAAAACATACACCTTGCTAATGCCATTTCTAGGAAATGCTATTGCGATTAAGGGAAATCACGATCAGCTTTTACTGGAGATTCATCCTCCATCACCTGAACCCTCGTACTGGATGGCCGCGAGACAAAATGAAAATGAACTCAAAAATTTGGACCCGCCTGCTTTAAAATGGTTACATAGTCTTTCGTTTAGCTCTTCAGTCACTATTGATAGGCGAAAGATTTCCCTATTTCACGGAACACCTCAAAATGCAAGCGATGGAAGATATTATCCAGATGATCAAAAAGATTATGATTGGTTTCCAAAAACCAATGAGGTGATCTTATTAGGGCATACACATTACCCATTGCTCAGATCTACTCAGGATGGTGGGCTTATTGTTAACCCGGGATCAGTTGGACAGCCTCGGGACGGGAACCCGATGCCGTCCTGGTGTATTCTAAATACTGCTAACTTTGTATTTGAACACATTCGAACGAACTATAATCATTTGGCCGCCATGGAAGAATTAAAAAGCCTTAACTGGGAGCCAAGATCAATCTCTGCGCTAGGTAAAACAAGTCCTGGCAAACTGAATTTTTAA
- a CDS encoding NAD-dependent epimerase translates to MQTKIEGSTILITGGAGFIGSYIVEELIPLRPKKITIIDNLIRGGLLNMIGFKDNPIIEFHEGDIRDSALVDKCMKGCDYLFHLAALRINACAADPKEGFDVMIKGTFDIIEKAKLHHVKKIIYSSSASVYGLATHFPTPETDNPYDNQTFYGGAKLWGEQLLRSYKFMFNMDYVALRYFNVYGPRMDTDGKYTEVMIRWLDCIRDGKNPLIFGDGSTTMDFVYVQDIAKANIAALVADVTDEAFNIGTSTETSLKELLETLLKVNNSNLSYELRPSNTINPVQRRLSDISKAEQLLHFKPEVSLESGLKKLSSWYFQLQKK, encoded by the coding sequence ATGCAAACTAAAATTGAAGGAAGTACCATTTTGATTACCGGTGGTGCAGGTTTCATAGGCTCTTACATAGTAGAAGAACTAATTCCTTTACGCCCAAAAAAAATCACCATCATCGATAATTTGATTCGTGGGGGGCTTTTGAACATGATAGGTTTCAAGGACAATCCTATAATTGAATTCCATGAAGGAGACATCCGAGACTCCGCTTTAGTAGACAAATGCATGAAGGGGTGTGATTATCTTTTTCATCTCGCAGCGCTTCGAATCAATGCCTGTGCGGCTGATCCAAAAGAGGGATTTGATGTAATGATCAAAGGTACTTTTGATATCATTGAAAAAGCGAAGCTTCATCACGTCAAGAAAATAATCTATTCATCCAGTGCTTCTGTTTACGGTCTGGCCACACATTTTCCTACTCCCGAAACAGACAATCCCTACGACAATCAAACGTTTTACGGTGGCGCCAAACTATGGGGCGAACAACTATTACGGAGTTATAAGTTTATGTTCAACATGGACTACGTTGCTCTCAGGTATTTTAACGTTTACGGGCCACGCATGGATACGGACGGTAAGTACACAGAAGTGATGATCCGATGGCTGGATTGTATCCGGGACGGAAAAAATCCACTGATCTTTGGGGATGGTTCAACTACGATGGATTTTGTCTACGTACAAGACATTGCTAAAGCTAACATAGCAGCCCTTGTTGCAGACGTAACCGATGAGGCTTTCAATATTGGAACATCCACTGAAACTTCGCTGAAAGAACTCCTGGAGACCTTGCTGAAAGTTAATAACAGCAATCTTTCCTATGAGCTTAGACCAAGCAATACGATCAACCCCGTACAAAGGCGATTATCTGATATTAGCAAGGCTGAGCAACTACTTCATTTCAAGCCAGAAGTATCTCTCGAGAGCGGATTAAAAAAACTCTCATCCTGGTATTTTCAATTGCAAAAAAAATAG
- a CDS encoding aminotransferase DegT: MIPVAKPYLTQDEAQSAYDVVLSGWVTQGPKVEELEKKFAEYVGVPYAVALSNCTTALHLAMIVAGIKEGDEVICPSMSYIATANAIRYVNAKPVFADVDPFTYNISVDHTRRLVTSKTKAILIVHQIGMPADIDAFRILCNEQGLILIEDAACAVGSTYKGKKIGCHSDLVCFSFHPRKVISTGEGGMITTSNKNYAERLRLLRQHGMAINDRVRHSSNKILISDHIELGYNYRMTDIQAAIGIKQLEKLDWIVDQRRKIADYYRARLKDVSCLRLPLEPQKCRSNFQSYCVYVNQEYPRPVVDLMQDLLDAGVSTRSGIMLTHKETAYKELYSQTSLPVSEDLLQRCLLLPLYVPMSKDDVDKVINELLKAVTTSVR, translated from the coding sequence TTGATACCTGTTGCAAAGCCATATTTAACTCAAGACGAAGCTCAGTCCGCATATGACGTAGTGCTCAGCGGCTGGGTAACGCAGGGCCCCAAAGTAGAAGAACTGGAGAAAAAATTTGCAGAATACGTTGGCGTGCCATATGCGGTAGCTCTTTCCAATTGTACCACGGCTCTGCATTTAGCCATGATCGTAGCAGGCATAAAAGAAGGTGATGAAGTAATTTGTCCTTCAATGTCATACATAGCCACAGCCAACGCGATTCGCTATGTTAACGCGAAGCCTGTGTTTGCTGATGTAGATCCTTTCACCTACAATATTAGTGTGGATCACACACGAAGGCTGGTCACTTCGAAGACAAAAGCAATTCTGATCGTTCACCAAATAGGGATGCCGGCAGACATCGATGCATTTCGTATCCTTTGCAACGAGCAAGGACTTATCCTTATCGAAGACGCAGCGTGCGCTGTGGGCTCAACATATAAGGGGAAAAAAATCGGCTGCCATTCGGATCTGGTCTGCTTTTCTTTTCATCCACGCAAAGTAATTTCTACAGGCGAGGGCGGGATGATTACTACCTCAAACAAGAACTATGCTGAACGCTTAAGGCTGCTTCGTCAACATGGAATGGCAATCAATGATCGGGTAAGGCACTCATCAAACAAAATATTGATATCGGATCATATTGAGTTAGGGTACAACTACCGCATGACTGACATTCAAGCCGCTATAGGAATAAAACAATTGGAGAAGCTTGATTGGATAGTCGACCAGCGCAGAAAAATTGCTGACTACTACCGAGCCCGCCTAAAGGACGTTTCATGTTTGCGATTGCCATTGGAGCCACAGAAGTGCCGCTCCAATTTCCAATCATATTGTGTCTATGTCAATCAGGAGTATCCTCGTCCGGTGGTTGATTTGATGCAGGATTTACTGGACGCTGGTGTCTCTACAAGAAGCGGAATTATGTTGACTCATAAAGAGACGGCTTATAAAGAATTGTATTCTCAAACTTCTTTACCAGTGTCTGAAGATTTACTCCAGCGTTGTCTGCTCCTACCTTTGTACGTACCAATGTCAAAGGATGACGTGGATAAAGTTATAAATGAGCTACTCAAAGCTGTAACCACGAGTGTACGATGA
- a CDS encoding glycosyl transferase, producing the protein MPAVSIVIPCFNHGKFLPEAIESVKPLKENDTAEIIIVNDGSTDKQTLEILEKLAANGWKIIHQQNLGLAEARNNGIRHSSGLYILPLDSDNICIPSFVNDAIRILERHPDIDIVYSDCEFFGEKNYYKKVGEFDPCKLINDNFIDACAIYRKKIWEELKGYNKNIPHMGHEDWDFWIGALMLNKRFHYEAICGFKYRVRQNSMLDKLTDEKGEENRQYIYSKYNFQLLNSIRMNYNGDTEKYKERYFKQIESLNERRLKNIAKLLIGKKFG; encoded by the coding sequence ATGCCTGCTGTTTCAATAGTCATCCCTTGTTTCAATCATGGTAAATTTTTACCGGAAGCAATTGAGTCTGTTAAGCCACTGAAAGAAAATGATACCGCTGAAATAATCATTGTAAATGACGGGTCAACGGACAAACAGACACTTGAAATCCTTGAAAAGTTGGCAGCAAATGGGTGGAAGATAATCCATCAGCAAAACCTGGGGCTTGCAGAAGCTCGAAACAATGGGATCAGACATTCTTCCGGTTTGTACATCCTCCCTCTGGACAGCGATAACATTTGCATTCCATCTTTTGTGAATGATGCCATCCGGATATTAGAACGTCATCCCGATATCGATATCGTTTATTCTGATTGTGAATTTTTTGGAGAGAAAAATTATTACAAAAAAGTGGGTGAGTTTGATCCATGCAAATTGATCAATGATAATTTTATTGACGCGTGCGCGATTTACCGGAAAAAAATTTGGGAGGAGTTAAAAGGCTACAACAAAAATATTCCACACATGGGGCACGAAGATTGGGATTTCTGGATTGGCGCACTGATGCTGAATAAGAGATTCCATTATGAGGCAATTTGTGGATTCAAATACCGGGTGCGACAAAACTCGATGCTAGATAAACTTACTGATGAGAAGGGAGAAGAAAATCGACAGTACATTTATTCGAAATACAATTTTCAGCTTTTGAATAGCATTCGAATGAACTACAATGGAGATACTGAAAAATACAAAGAGAGATATTTCAAGCAGATTGAATCACTGAATGAAAGGAGACTGAAGAATATTGCTAAGCTGCTGATTGGCAAAAAATTCGGATGA
- the aroC gene encoding chorismate synthase yields MGNSFGKIFSITTFGESHGAAIGVIIDGCPAGLDVDEVFIQSELDRRKPGQSKITTQRKEEDKFKILSGVFEGKSTGAPIALMIENTDQRSKDYSHIAESFRPSHADFTYEMKYGVRDYRGGGRSSARETAARVAAGAIAKLFMRKSGVSIQAFVSQVGEIKAPHYTSLDLARTEDNIVRCPDAATAEKMIALIDEIRLKRDTIGGIVTGVIKNSPVGLGEPVFDKLHAALGHAMLGINAVKGFEYGSGFEGIKLLGSQHNDEFYKEGDKIRTRTNHSGGVQGGISNGEDIYFNVAFKPVATIMQDQQSVDKSGNEVTVSGKGRHDPCVVPRAVPIVEAMAALVMADFLLIARTTKVS; encoded by the coding sequence ATGGGGAATAGTTTCGGAAAAATTTTTAGCATAACCACGTTTGGCGAATCGCATGGTGCAGCCATTGGTGTTATTATTGACGGATGTCCGGCAGGGCTCGATGTCGATGAGGTCTTTATTCAATCGGAGCTCGATCGCAGAAAGCCCGGCCAATCTAAAATTACTACCCAGCGAAAAGAAGAAGATAAATTCAAAATTCTGTCGGGAGTTTTCGAAGGGAAATCGACCGGGGCGCCAATTGCCCTGATGATCGAAAATACAGATCAACGAAGCAAAGATTACAGTCATATTGCAGAGAGTTTTCGCCCTTCACATGCGGACTTTACTTACGAGATGAAATATGGGGTGCGCGATTATCGGGGCGGAGGAAGAAGTTCTGCCCGCGAAACTGCCGCACGTGTAGCCGCAGGAGCTATTGCGAAATTATTCATGAGAAAATCGGGTGTCAGCATTCAGGCCTTTGTGTCGCAAGTGGGTGAGATCAAGGCACCTCATTACACCTCCCTGGATCTTGCAAGGACAGAAGACAACATCGTTCGATGCCCGGATGCAGCGACAGCCGAAAAAATGATTGCGTTGATCGATGAGATACGGCTTAAGCGTGACACCATTGGAGGCATCGTTACCGGGGTCATCAAAAATTCTCCCGTTGGTTTGGGCGAACCGGTCTTTGATAAACTTCATGCAGCACTTGGTCATGCCATGCTTGGCATCAATGCAGTGAAGGGTTTTGAATACGGTAGCGGTTTTGAGGGAATAAAACTTCTCGGCTCACAGCACAATGATGAGTTTTATAAAGAGGGAGATAAGATCAGGACACGTACAAATCATTCGGGTGGTGTGCAAGGCGGTATCAGCAATGGTGAAGACATCTATTTCAACGTAGCTTTTAAACCAGTGGCTACGATCATGCAAGATCAGCAGAGCGTGGATAAATCCGGCAACGAAGTCACCGTTTCGGGAAAGGGGCGTCATGATCCCTGTGTGGTTCCACGGGCTGTGCCGATTGTCGAGGCGATGGCTGCCCTGGTGATGGCCGACTTCCTGCTGATAGCACGAACTACAAAAGTTTCCTAA
- the queG gene encoding epoxyqueuosine reductase yields the protein MSKEKITELIKSIATELDFSFCGIAKAEFLENEASRFEQWLQRGYGGAMHYLEENFDKRLNPRLLVPGAKSVVSLLYNYFPDKDLSTNADLKIAKYAYGEDYHFVIKEKLKIFLGRIQDAVGQVDGRAFVDSAPVHERAWAQKSGIGWIGKNSLLLNRTAGSFFFLAELIIDLELEYDGPAKDYCGTCTACMDACPTDAIPQPYVVDGSKCISYFTIELKDEIPDNQKGKFENWIFGCDICQDICPWNRFSKPHREPRFDPHPDLEKMKTEDWKEITEEVFQKLFKKSAVKRTKLSGLKRNVNFITG from the coding sequence ATGAGCAAAGAAAAAATAACAGAACTCATAAAGTCAATTGCTACTGAACTTGATTTCAGTTTTTGCGGAATTGCGAAAGCGGAATTTCTGGAGAACGAAGCGTCTCGGTTTGAGCAATGGTTGCAACGAGGATATGGAGGGGCGATGCATTATCTCGAAGAAAATTTTGACAAACGTCTCAATCCGCGCTTGCTGGTGCCTGGAGCTAAATCTGTTGTTAGTCTCTTGTACAATTATTTTCCAGACAAAGACTTAAGTACCAATGCAGATTTAAAAATTGCCAAATATGCTTATGGTGAAGACTATCATTTCGTAATCAAAGAAAAACTGAAGATTTTTTTGGGCCGTATCCAAGATGCTGTAGGACAGGTTGACGGGCGAGCTTTTGTAGATTCTGCACCTGTGCACGAACGAGCCTGGGCGCAGAAATCCGGGATTGGCTGGATCGGAAAAAATTCGCTGCTTCTCAATCGCACCGCCGGGAGTTTTTTCTTTCTCGCAGAGCTAATCATTGATCTTGAATTGGAATATGATGGTCCTGCAAAAGACTATTGCGGCACATGTACTGCGTGTATGGATGCTTGCCCCACCGATGCGATTCCGCAACCTTACGTAGTGGACGGGAGCAAATGCATTTCTTATTTCACCATTGAATTGAAAGATGAAATTCCGGACAATCAAAAGGGCAAATTTGAAAACTGGATTTTTGGTTGCGACATCTGCCAGGATATTTGCCCCTGGAACCGGTTCTCAAAACCGCATCGGGAGCCGAGATTTGATCCTCACCCTGATTTAGAAAAAATGAAAACAGAAGATTGGAAAGAAATTACGGAAGAAGTTTTTCAAAAACTCTTTAAAAAATCAGCTGTAAAACGCACGAAGCTCTCGGGCCTGAAGCGCAATGTGAACTTCATTACCGGGTAG
- a CDS encoding membrane protein encodes MMAFVIGGFFMLIGWLVGQQLKSKFKKYSETHLTKDLTGAEVARLMLADNNIRDVQVTCVEGQLTDHYDPSSKTVNLSQEVFYGRNAAATAVASHECGHAVQHAQAYSMLQFRSAMVPVQNITASVMNFIFMASLFGGFIFHSFLPWNTVILIMIACYGVFALFALVTLPVEFDASNRALAWVKSRNIVTPGEYDMAKDALKWAAMTYVVAAISAITMLAYYVMRYLGSRD; translated from the coding sequence ATGATGGCTTTCGTAATTGGCGGTTTTTTTATGCTTATCGGATGGCTGGTGGGCCAGCAATTGAAGAGTAAATTCAAAAAGTATTCTGAAACACATCTAACAAAAGATCTGACCGGTGCAGAAGTTGCACGCCTGATGCTTGCAGACAATAACATTCGCGATGTACAGGTCACTTGTGTGGAGGGTCAGTTGACGGATCATTATGATCCCTCAAGTAAGACAGTAAACCTTAGTCAGGAAGTTTTTTACGGTCGTAATGCCGCTGCTACTGCTGTTGCTTCTCACGAATGCGGCCACGCAGTGCAGCATGCACAAGCTTACAGCATGCTCCAGTTTCGTTCCGCAATGGTGCCCGTACAGAATATTACTGCATCGGTGATGAATTTCATTTTCATGGCTTCCCTTTTTGGCGGATTCATATTTCATAGTTTCCTTCCATGGAATACCGTAATCTTGATCATGATCGCATGCTATGGAGTGTTCGCCCTTTTTGCACTGGTTACTCTTCCGGTAGAATTTGATGCGAGCAACAGGGCTCTGGCCTGGGTTAAATCGAGGAACATCGTTACGCCAGGAGAATACGACATGGCTAAAGATGCCTTGAAATGGGCTGCGATGACCTACGTAGTTGCCGCTATCAGCGCAATTACCATGCTTGCCTACTATGTGATGAGATACCTCGGAAGTCGCGATTAA
- a CDS encoding acyl-CoA dehydrogenase, with translation MNFELTEEHLTVQKAARDFAQTELLPGVIDRDTEQKFPTEQVKKMGELGFLGMMTDPKYNGGGMDTISYVLAMEEISKIDASASVCMSVNNSLVCWGLEKFGTEEQKEKYLKKLTTGESIGAFCLSEPEAGSDATSQRTTAEDKGDHYLLNGTKNWITNGKTASVYLVIAQTHPEKRHKGINALIVERGMPGFVVGKKEDKMGIRGSDTHSLMFTDVKVPKANRIGDEGFGFSFAMTTLNGGRIGIASQALGIAAGAYELAVKYAKERKAFGKHLAEHQAIQFKLAEMATKISAARLLVWQAAFLKDQKKDFVKAAAMAKLFASQIAQEVTTEAVQIHGGYGYVKEFHVERLMRDAKITQIYEGTTEIQKMVISRELLK, from the coding sequence ATGAATTTTGAACTGACTGAAGAGCACTTGACTGTACAAAAAGCAGCCCGTGATTTTGCTCAAACTGAATTGTTGCCTGGCGTGATTGACCGCGACACCGAACAAAAATTTCCAACAGAACAAGTCAAAAAAATGGGAGAACTGGGTTTTCTCGGAATGATGACAGACCCCAAATACAATGGTGGTGGAATGGATACCATCTCTTATGTACTGGCTATGGAAGAAATATCTAAAATAGATGCTTCAGCTTCCGTATGTATGTCGGTGAACAATTCGCTCGTGTGCTGGGGATTAGAAAAATTTGGTACTGAAGAACAGAAAGAAAAATACCTGAAAAAACTAACGACCGGTGAGTCCATCGGTGCTTTTTGCTTGTCGGAGCCAGAGGCAGGCAGTGACGCAACTTCTCAGCGTACCACTGCTGAAGATAAAGGAGATCATTATTTACTGAACGGCACGAAGAACTGGATCACAAATGGCAAGACTGCCAGCGTTTACCTGGTCATCGCACAAACTCATCCTGAAAAAAGACACAAGGGAATAAACGCCCTCATTGTAGAGCGTGGCATGCCCGGCTTCGTGGTGGGGAAGAAAGAGGACAAGATGGGCATTCGCGGCAGTGATACACATTCACTCATGTTCACAGACGTGAAAGTGCCAAAAGCTAACCGTATTGGTGACGAAGGATTTGGATTTTCGTTCGCGATGACCACACTTAATGGCGGCCGAATCGGGATTGCCTCACAGGCATTGGGTATTGCTGCTGGCGCCTATGAGCTTGCCGTAAAATATGCAAAAGAAAGAAAGGCTTTCGGGAAGCACCTTGCCGAACACCAGGCCATCCAGTTCAAGCTGGCTGAAATGGCTACAAAAATCAGCGCAGCGAGATTACTTGTTTGGCAGGCGGCTTTTTTGAAAGACCAAAAGAAAGATTTTGTCAAAGCAGCGGCAATGGCTAAACTCTTTGCTTCACAAATAGCACAGGAAGTAACTACCGAGGCTGTACAGATTCATGGAGGCTATGGCTATGTAAAAGAATTTCATGTGGAACGTCTGATGCGCGATGCCAAGATCACTCAGATCTATGAAGGGACGACTGAGATTCAGAAGATGGTGATCTCAAGGGAGCTGTTGAAATGA
- a CDS encoding endoribonuclease, giving the protein MAKEVVYSANAPEPIGPYSQAIKMGNMLFISGQVAIQKPSGDLVTGNITDETHVVMKNLSEILKAAGMDFSNVAKSTIFLKDMNNFPKVNEVYGSYFKDMPPARETVEVSRLPKDVNVEISCIAVK; this is encoded by the coding sequence ATGGCAAAAGAAGTTGTTTATTCTGCTAATGCTCCCGAACCGATCGGCCCTTACAGTCAGGCTATCAAAATGGGCAATATGTTATTTATCTCCGGCCAGGTCGCTATTCAAAAGCCTTCAGGAGATTTAGTCACCGGCAACATCACAGACGAAACACATGTCGTCATGAAAAACCTTTCGGAGATATTAAAAGCTGCCGGCATGGATTTTTCGAATGTCGCCAAGAGCACCATATTCCTGAAGGACATGAATAATTTTCCCAAGGTGAATGAAGTATACGGTTCCTATTTCAAAGACATGCCTCCCGCACGCGAAACCGTGGAAGTAAGCCGTTTGCCCAAGGATGTAAACGTGGAAATTTCCTGCATTGCAGTGAAGTAA
- the gltX gene encoding glutamate--tRNA ligase produces the protein MREVRVRFAPSPTGALHIGGIRTALYNFLLARKHKGTMILRIEDTDQNRFVPGAEEYIIESLAWAGIQIDEGVSKGGPYAPYRQSERKAIYHKYAQQLIDQDKAYYAFDTEQELETMRERLKAQGSSDQQYSSTTRLQMKNSLTLSEGEVKQKITAGVPHVIRLKVPANEDVKLTDLIRGEVHVNSSLVDDKVLMKSDGMPTYHLANVVDDYLMKISHVIRGEEWLPSAPLHVLLYRFLGWEKEMPQFAHLPLILKADGNGKLSKRDADKAGFPIFPINWTDPKTNEFSQGFREKGYLPKSLLNFLAFLGWNPGTEQEIFSIDDLTQAFSLERINKAGARFDIQKAQWFNQQYLRSMSDDQLSSFLLSSVKSENIECTAEKARKICGIMKERVTFPMDFWEHGKFFFLAPKQFDEQVIAKKWNDDTTKFLSVYVGEIKKLSSVTVDNVKAALEAAAGATGIGSGKIMQALRMVITGGASGPDLMATMEVIGKDETVSRITYALENIKAKVS, from the coding sequence ATGAGAGAGGTACGAGTTCGTTTTGCGCCTAGTCCAACCGGTGCCCTGCACATTGGTGGTATTCGCACGGCACTTTATAATTTTTTACTCGCCCGTAAACACAAGGGCACGATGATCCTGCGCATCGAAGACACAGATCAGAATCGTTTCGTACCCGGTGCTGAGGAATATATTATTGAATCGCTGGCCTGGGCAGGCATACAGATTGATGAAGGGGTAAGTAAAGGTGGTCCTTATGCGCCTTATCGTCAAAGCGAACGGAAGGCCATCTATCACAAATACGCGCAACAACTAATCGATCAGGACAAAGCCTATTATGCTTTCGATACCGAACAGGAGTTGGAGACAATGCGTGAGCGACTAAAGGCGCAGGGTTCTTCCGATCAACAATACAGCAGCACCACACGCCTGCAGATGAAAAACTCGCTTACCTTATCTGAGGGTGAGGTTAAGCAAAAAATAACAGCAGGTGTGCCGCATGTCATTCGATTAAAAGTTCCTGCGAATGAAGACGTAAAACTCACGGACCTCATCCGCGGAGAAGTTCATGTCAACTCTTCATTAGTAGATGACAAGGTATTGATGAAATCTGATGGCATGCCAACTTATCATCTCGCTAATGTAGTCGATGATTATTTAATGAAAATCTCGCATGTCATTCGAGGTGAAGAATGGCTGCCCAGCGCTCCACTTCATGTGTTGTTATACCGTTTTCTCGGATGGGAAAAAGAAATGCCACAATTCGCTCACCTTCCGCTCATACTCAAAGCCGACGGCAATGGTAAACTTAGCAAACGAGATGCTGATAAGGCAGGGTTTCCAATCTTTCCCATCAATTGGACGGATCCAAAAACAAACGAATTCTCCCAGGGCTTCCGCGAAAAAGGATACCTCCCTAAATCACTTCTTAACTTTCTTGCATTCCTCGGCTGGAATCCCGGTACTGAACAAGAGATCTTTTCCATAGATGATTTGACACAGGCATTTAGTCTTGAACGAATCAACAAAGCAGGTGCGAGGTTTGACATTCAAAAGGCCCAATGGTTCAACCAACAATACCTTCGTTCAATGTCGGATGATCAGCTCTCTTCATTTCTTCTTTCATCTGTTAAGTCCGAAAACATTGAATGCACTGCTGAAAAAGCACGTAAAATTTGCGGCATCATGAAAGAGCGTGTAACTTTTCCCATGGATTTTTGGGAGCATGGCAAGTTCTTCTTCCTGGCACCGAAACAGTTCGATGAGCAAGTCATTGCCAAAAAATGGAATGACGATACCACGAAATTTCTTTCTGTCTATGTTGGTGAAATAAAAAAACTATCCTCAGTAACGGTTGATAACGTTAAGGCTGCTTTAGAGGCAGCCGCCGGAGCTACAGGAATCGGGTCCGGAAAAATTATGCAAGCACTTCGCATGGTCATAACCGGAGGTGCCTCGGGTCCGGACCTGATGGCAACCATGGAGGTCATCGGCAAAGACGAAACTGTCAGTCGGATCACCTATGCGCTGGAAAATATTAAGGCAAAAGTTTCTTAA